A genome region from Lytechinus pictus isolate F3 Inbred chromosome 16, Lp3.0, whole genome shotgun sequence includes the following:
- the LOC129279294 gene encoding uncharacterized protein LOC129279294, with the protein MTDFESKPVRLFLWVVPRTISTALCKCLSAIDGMEVWFECFVPCNIARKEYLLTTGEEIPMDYEGNEERAQEAATKLERLAGSKVDPERIMYGHVKRKMESSTSKYILAKEGAFIFPDDKSRQYLPKGFKHVFLIRDPYRIFDSYRKAIVCQTMKFGLWTADPESFNLEKNDPFLKPPEFFSSAFEIWKYIRDNVDPNPIVLNTDDLLADPAGVLKKFCHLTGLPYSDSLLQWDASADVTKTWKVTVDKSLEDFGAFYDTAKYSDGFMPPRPATPVHSLESDVKKLANASMPYFKEMNKYKI; encoded by the exons ATGACAGATTTTGAAAGTAAACCTGTTCGCCTCTTCTTGTGGGTTGTCCCAAGAACCATATCGACGGCTTTGTGTAAATGTCTGAGCGCCATTGATGGTATGGAAGTTTGGTTTGAATGTTTTGTCCCCTGCAATATTGCTAGAAAGGAGTATCTGCTTACTACTGGGGAAGAGATTCCTATGGACTATGAAGGAAACGAAGAAAGGGCTCAGGAAGCAGCAACTAAGTTAGAGCGTCTAGCGGGCAGCAAAGTTGATCCAGAAAGGATAAT GTACGGTCACGTGAAACGGAAAATGGAATCGTCAACGAGCAAGTACATCTTAGCCAAAGAAGGTGCCTTCATTTTTCCTGATGATAAATCCCGCCAATACTTGCCAAAGGGGTTCAAGCACGTCTTCCTTATCCGGGATCCCTACAGAATCTTTGACTCCTATAGGAAGGCGATTGTTTGCCAGACAATGAAATTCGGTTTGTGGACAGCGGACCCGGAGAGCTTTAACCTCGAGAAAAACGACCCCTTCTTAAAGCCTCCTGAGTTTTTCAGCAGCGCGTTTGAAATCTGGAAGTACATCCGAGACAACGTGGATCCCAACCCAATCGTCCTCAACACCGATGATCTGTTGGCCGACCCCGCTGGGGTGCTGAAGAAGTTCTGTCATCTGACCGGTCTTCCGTACAGCGATTCACTTCTCCAATGGGATGCCTCTGCGGATGTCACCAAGACCTGGAAAGTGACGGTCGACAAATCATTGGAGGACTTTGGAGCATTTTATGACACGGCGAAATATTCAGATGGGTTTATGCCACCTAGACCAGCCACACCTGTGCACAGTTTGGAGTCTGATGTCAAGAAGCTTGCGAACGCTTCAATGCCATACTTCAAGGAAATGAACAagtataaaatataa